From a region of the Qipengyuania spongiae genome:
- the hspQ gene encoding heat shock protein HspQ — protein MDRTHFFSAQAGRTIDAPARVDASFAIGDVVRHRMFDFRGVIFDIDPVFANSEEWYDSIPEDIRPGRDQPFYHLFAESDDSSYVAYVSQQNLLNDSLGGPVEHPDVHQVFESFENGRYRMRRALTH, from the coding sequence ATGGATCGCACACATTTCTTTTCCGCCCAGGCCGGCCGCACGATCGACGCCCCGGCGCGGGTCGATGCCAGCTTCGCCATCGGCGACGTGGTGCGGCACCGCATGTTCGATTTCCGCGGGGTGATCTTCGACATCGACCCTGTCTTCGCCAACAGCGAGGAGTGGTACGATTCGATACCCGAAGACATCCGGCCGGGGCGGGACCAGCCATTCTACCACCTCTTCGCCGAGAGCGACGACAGTTCCTATGTCGCCTATGTCAGCCAGCAGAACCTGCTCAACGACTCGCTCGGCGGGCCGGTCGAGCATCCCGACGTGCATCAGGTTTTCGAGAGCTTCGAGAACGGGCGCTACCGGATGCGGCGCGCGCTGACTCACTGA
- a CDS encoding ABC transporter permease, whose amino-acid sequence MTEQVQTTPGAPDASFTEDNADAKGRFPPRGVPVITGVNRVGLWSLYMKEVRRFLKVQTQTIWGPALTTLLFLVIFSVALGRGGRSVLGVPFADFVAPGLIVMGMMQNAFANSSFSLLAGKIQGTIIDLLMPPLSEGELMTGIVGAAITRAIMVGGAVALAVWIYPSADLHVSHLWAIAWFGLMGAAMLSLFGLLASIWAEKFDHNAAVTQFVVAPLSLLSGTFYVIDNLAPLFQTISRANPFFYVISGFRYGFIGASDIGPGTEPVVIAGAGLLAFNVALAGVTYLLLKSGWKIKN is encoded by the coding sequence ATGACTGAGCAGGTTCAGACGACGCCGGGAGCGCCGGACGCTTCCTTCACGGAAGACAATGCCGATGCGAAGGGCCGGTTTCCGCCGCGCGGGGTGCCGGTGATTACCGGCGTGAACCGCGTGGGGCTGTGGAGCCTCTATATGAAGGAGGTCCGCCGGTTTCTCAAGGTCCAGACGCAAACGATCTGGGGTCCGGCGCTCACCACGCTGCTCTTTCTCGTGATCTTCTCGGTCGCACTGGGCCGCGGGGGGCGTTCGGTGCTGGGCGTCCCCTTTGCCGATTTCGTCGCTCCGGGACTGATCGTGATGGGGATGATGCAAAACGCCTTCGCCAATTCCAGCTTCTCGCTTCTGGCCGGCAAGATCCAGGGGACAATCATCGATCTCCTGATGCCGCCGCTTTCCGAAGGCGAATTGATGACCGGCATCGTCGGCGCTGCGATAACGCGCGCGATCATGGTCGGCGGGGCGGTCGCGCTGGCGGTGTGGATCTATCCTAGTGCCGACCTCCACGTCAGCCACTTGTGGGCGATCGCGTGGTTCGGACTGATGGGCGCTGCGATGCTCTCGCTGTTCGGCCTGCTGGCGTCGATCTGGGCGGAGAAGTTCGACCACAACGCCGCCGTCACGCAGTTTGTCGTCGCTCCGCTCAGCCTGCTGTCGGGTACGTTCTACGTGATCGATAATCTTGCGCCGCTGTTCCAGACGATCAGCCGGGCAAACCCCTTCTTCTACGTGATTTCCGGCTTTCGCTACGGCTTCATCGGAGCCAGCGACATCGGACCGGGAACGGAGCCGGTGGTGATAGCCGGGGCGGGGCTCCTCGCCTTCAACGTGGCGCTGGCAGGGGTGACCTACCTGCTGTTGAAGTCGGGCTGGAAGATCAAGAACTAA